The region CAGATTAGCGAGGTGCCGCCTGCTCTCCCGATGGGTGTGTATTCTGGGACACGGGACATAGGGGTGATCGGGTTGAGATCAGATGTATCGCCCCGCTCGTAGTACTGGCTAGACGCCTGGCTGGCGGCAAGAGAGTGTTCGACGACTGGAGCCAACTTGGTCCTCAGAACCATACCCAAAGGATCTGGGGTACCCTTGACGTCGTAGATAGGATTGGGGGCCAGAGCGCGGAGAGAAAACTGTCGAGCTGACCTGACCTTTGAAGGACACACCCCTGTAGACTCCCTTGTGTCTGACTGCCGCAAAAATGTTCAGTTTCAGGCGCCCAGGACGTATCTGATGAAGCATTTGCATTCTGTTTCCAGCGGGGAGTGCACTATGCATAAATCTCGTTTGAGGGCACTGACCCTCACCTGTGTGAGAAACGGCTGTGAGGGACGTCGATCAGTGAACCAAGCAAGTACTCCTGTCCAAATCGGGATAGCCACACAGACCTTCTGTCGTCGGTCCGGGCCCTCGGGTTGATCTTGGCATAGAACCGGATGAACAAGCGCCAACAATCCACCCCATGTCTTCAGATTTCAGTTCCTGAACCACAGGATTATCTGTGTCGGTAGAGCAGTGGCACAAGTCATTCTTGGCCAGAGTGGTGTTGAtatggtgttgatgtggtattgatgtggtgttgatgtgatgatgttgccgcCGGGGAATGCGTCAAGACAGACAAGCGATTCCCAGCAAGGCATCGGTACCACTGCCGACCACAACAATCAGATGCCATTGTGTACACCACTTGTAGAGTCCTCACTGGAGGTGATGTTGTAGGTGACAAGGTAGCCGGGGCGCTGAGATAAACGGAGAGCAAAACCGCATCTTCTCCCCGATTGAAAAGACGGGAGGGAGTTTTGCTTGCGTAGGTGTTGTTTCGGGATgcaggggggggggtgcTTGTTTTGCATGTCTGCGGAAGGAAGCCACCGAACGCCCAGCACACTGTGCCCGTGGAAAACGATGCGGATGACACGCCGTCCAGCTAGATTGCTCCCACCAGATTCCCCGCAACCGGGTCCTTCCATACGTGTGGCTTAGTGGCACTTTTCATCATGCAGATGAATCCCAAGACGGTGTGCAGCTTACACAACAAAGTTATGCGATCTTATGTGTCCCCCCTATGAAAGCCACTCGGCTTTATATACAGGAATTTGTAGTCTAATCGTCGAACGACAGACAGTTAGCAATGAAGACACGCTTTAACCGCTCAGAGCTCTGTTGGAGAACGTTACCATGACCATCTCGAAGATAACTTTTGGCGCCACCATAACTCATCAAGGAAATTATGTGGTTGGtgccaaaaaagaaaggtgAAGGATGCTCCGGGAGGACAGACGCGTGAAGTTGGGACATTGCTGTGGGTTCACGGGAGTTAACAAGATCCGATCTGATGACGCCTCCTCAGCTCAAGAAATTCCATGAGTGAAGTGTGTTAAACATCAGGCCAGGCGTAGTAGCTCTGGGAAGGAATACCGCAGGATGGTAGGCAGTGGTTCACCTGAACTTTCCAGCTGTGAACTGAACACGTGAGGCTGGATGGTGGCTTGGAAGCATTGACGATATGAAGTTAGCTAGAAAAGACAATCGCATACCATGATGTGGGTATTGTGTATGGTCTGTTCCAGAGGACGCGCACGAGAGAGGCACATCTCGAACAACCTGTCTGACGAAGAATGGGAGATGCGAGGTTGCCTGTCAGCGGCTACAGGTCGTTCCGCAGAACGCGACCCTGGCTTGGCACCGGGTTCCTGAGCCCCACACCCCGCAATGCCAAGCTGTCAGCCAGCCACAGGATCCACCAGTGGTTCTGAGCTTCAGCCTCATCAAACGGACCAATCCCAGCCCTGCAGTCCAAACCTTCAGgcaaccaaccaaccgcgACTTCAATATCGACATTTCTGGCATGTTGTTGAGTGAGTGAAGACGAGCAACCTCTTCTCCAATCTACTCTCTGGAAACTATGAGTGCCGCGTTTCTGGATAAGTTTATTCCAGCGGGATGCATTGTCCTTCATGAAAGACTGCGTCCGGTGTGTCCGAAGGAACTCCAGGTCCAGGATGAATGGCTTCACTTCCGCTCAACTCCAACCGACGATACCCCTGGGGATCATAGCTATCTCGAATCGCTGTCACGAGACACATTGATCACTTCAATAATAGGACTGTCGAAAGTGACAATAGACTGCCGGCGTCTGCTTCGCTATGGCTGGATTCACCTGACCTACAACCACGGCTGCGGTGTTGTTCGAGTTTACGTGCTACCTGACGACGTGGACAACGTGACCATCCCAAGGGCTAGCTCCATCTTGAAGAAAGATCGACAAAGTTTGCTAAGTCAGTTGGACTATTCGACGGCAACCTGGCATGGACGGCCTACTTGTTTCTTTGTTCCAACCACTACCCATCCTCCCATGTTTGAGACCGCAGCGTCAAATGCAGAACTGTACCCACCGAACCAGGAACAGTCCCTTCTCGGGATCTTCAGTAGGATTCCACCCCCAGATCCAAGGCCTGAACAAGTCGAAGATGCCGATGTTTACGACGCTATGtgctccctcctcgacagcGATGTTCCCGGCCTGAGGACTACCCTCTATCCATATCAACGACGATCTGCTGCCCTAATGCTTCAGCGGGAGACACGATCACAACCAGTATTGGACCCACGACTGGTCAAAGTTGTCGATCAGTTTGGAAAGTCTTGGTACTACGATGCAGTGACTGGCTCCGCCTATCGTGGGCCACGGTACTATGACCGCCCACTTGGAGGAATCCTTGCTGAAGAGATGGGCTCTGGGAAAACACTGATATGTCTGTCTCTCATTCTTGCTACCAAACATATCCCGACCCGAACGCCAGAAATCTTTCACTCAGAGGCGTCGCCGGTTCGACCAACAGTGGGCAGCATGATGGATATGGCTGCAGCTTGCATAACAAAACATTCTATTCCCTGGAAACACCTCTTTGGCAGTGACTCATCAAGCGGGCTTCAGTTTGCAACCTGTTCTGCTGCTGTTAGACGGAACCCAGGATTCtaccaactccctccccaggGTGGACCTCGGTCAGCGCGCCAAAGGGGTTCGACCGATACCTCCATGCGGAAAATCTTCCACAGCAGTGTGTCGCTTGTTCTTGTTCCTCTCAATCTATTACAACAATGGAGACAAGAAATAGCCAAACACACCGTGGGACTTCGGGTCATTGTGTGGTCTTCTAGCGAGAACCAGCCTTTGCCCTCTCTGGAAGAGATACTGGACAGCGACATTCTGCTGCTGTCCACCACGCAGTTTGAGAACTTGCGGAAGACGGAAAAAGCGGCTTCTGCGCTCAGTATTTTAAAACAGTTGCATTTCAAGCGCTGTATAGTTGATGAAGGTCACACATTGGGTGGCGCGACAAACTTCAACAAGCGAAACATGCAGCTCATCATCGACGAGCTGCAAATTACAGCAAAATGGATTGCTACGGGCACGCCTTCGAAGGGACTGTATGGTCTTGATGCTTCTTCTGACACAGCCAACGGGAGCCGGGATCAATCTCTCGAGAAGATCGACCTGGAGCGGATTGGTTCATTGGCGACGTTTTACTTGAAGATGCGACCTTGGGCGAACCAGTCGTCTGAGACCGGCGATACACCTGCTCAATGGGCTCGTTATGTTACTGCGCGCTGGCCAGGCTTGATCGCCACAGTGAACAACTGCCTCAAGACTACGCTTGATTCGTTGATAATCCGGCATCCGTTATATGAGCTCGGGAATATCCTTCCGGTGGTTGACAAGAAGGTTGTATTTTTGGAGGGCTCTTATCAGGACAGGCTGACACTCAACCTGTTCTCCATGATGATCATCTTCAACGCCGTGCAGTCAGAGAGAACTGATCAGGATTACTTCTTTCACCCCCGACAGCGAAAGGCTCTATTGGAGCTTGTTGGCAACTTGAGACAGGCAAGTTTCTTTGGCGGCTCATTCTTCTCGCCGGCGCAAATCAGCAAGTCGATAGAGACTGCAGAGGAGTTTTTGAAGGAAGGCAAAGTACAGGTCAGTGCCGAGGATCGTGCTTTGCTTGGTGAGGCTATCAGCTTTGGTAGATTGGCACTCGGAAACACCATCAAGGAGTGCGCAAATCGGTTTCGGGACCTCCCCATTTATGTTCAGGACTTTCCGTTTGCTGCAGGTCGGGAGTGGTCcctcgatgacgaggagggtgatCCAGTCTGTACGGCTTCTGCAATAATACTAGAGCTACAAAGGTTTCTTCAGCCGTTGTTGGATGCACCGACAGCTCTCCAGATGATGTTTGCGAATGGACGTCTGGCACTGCGTGGCCAGGAAGGAAGGGCAAAGTTGATCGAAGCTCAGATCCCAGCCACTTCGACACCGAACAAAGTACTTGCCGGCAATACGGAACTTGGCCAAGATAGCAGTAGCCCCGTCAAACGGCGCGCTACAATATTGGGGAGAAACGTCCAGATGCAGCAAGCGCCTTCACTTCCAACAGCAGAGGTCAAGGGGACAGGAATTGCTGCACCGCTTGCGAAGACTCGGCTCATCTCAACCGCCTCCGCAAAACTGTCATACCTGATCGACCAGGTGATCAAGTACCAAGAGCATGAACAAATCATCATTTTCTACGAGAATGACAATGTGGCTTACTATCTCGCAGGCGTTCTGGAAATTGTAGGTCTGCCAACACTCGTCAAACTAAAGGGCGTTCTACTGACCCAAATACCCACCACAGCTTCAAGTCCAACACCTCATTTACGCGAGAGGTTTGAGTCCACAACGACGCGCAGACTATGTTGCAACATTTAACCAAAGCTCCAAGTTCAGAGTCTTGCTCATGGACATCACCCAAGCAGCTTTCGGTCTGGACATGAAGTCCGCTTCCAGAATTTACTTCATCAATCCGGTTCTTAACCCGCAAGTCGAGGCCCAAGCCGTTGGTCGAGCACGACGTATCAGCCAGCAGAAACCCGTCACAGTCGAAACGTTGGTTCTCAAAGACAGTGTGGAGGAAGTTATTGTTCGACGCCGCAAAGAGATGACACAAGCAGAGCAAAGAAAGTGCAAGTCTATTCTAGACGACAAGCCCATTTATGAATGGATCCTGAATGCCAAGATCCATCCATTGCCGGGAGGTGATGGCCAGCCGGTTGGAGGACCGGATCAAATGGCGAGGCTGCAAGAGCCGCAGTTCTTGTTCGGGAGAGGTTCCGGGAGGGAACTGAACCACCCTGATGAAGACATTGTCAAGGCAGATGATGCTGTGGTGCCAAAGAAGATGGATGCCCCGATCTATAACGGGGTCAATGGGGGTCTGAAGAGAAAGATGATGCCGGTCCAGCCGGCGACGGTTTTTGAGACTTCCAATGGCGTTGAGCGGCCGAAGAAGAAAGTTCGGGTGGCATTTGTCGAGCTGGACGGTGGTGAAAAGACTTGATCTCTCAGCTGCCTGCTTCATGTTTTCGCGTTGCTGCCATCTCTGTGAGCCGCAGGACTCACTTCGTCTAGACGAACCTGAAAAAGGCTTTCCAGGTTCTTTCCAATAAAGCTCAGGCCTAGTAACTAAGTTAAAAAGCCACACATGGGCCAGTACAGCGGCTGGCCGTCCAATCAACACATCATCAGCAGCGCCTCTGAGGCATCGCGCAATCGTGGCTAAGCAATATGCGCCAACAAAGAGCGAGGTCAGAGAATCATCAGTTCAGCTATGTTGATGGGATTAAAGGGACATCTTGGTATGGGTAGGGCCGAGCTTTTTTCAGCCTGGTTCGTGGAGCACACCCCCAACTTGGAGAGGCATGATGCGGTCTTGGATTGGGAGTCACCGCGGCATGACACCAAACCTATGACTTCGGCATTCAGAAGAAGCTCACTTCTCGTGTAACCCCTCGGGCATCGTTCCACTGGGGCGAGGGAGCTTCCCTTTTGAGTTTTGTCAGGTGGACCAAAGACTTGTAAGACTACAGAACCAATGGAACACAACCCCAGGTTTTTCGCTACGCAAATGTTATGACACTCGAGCTATACACAAAGCCCCACGAGACGAGATGGAGGTGCAGAGTACCATCTCAGGTGTGCATTCATTCCCGTCCCTGACACCGTCAGGTCCCGTCACCGCTTCTGGGGTtgcagttgatgatgatgtttcgGTTCAGCCTTTCAGCCACAACCAAGTTGCCACATCCATCCCGTCACCGCTGTCGCTTTGTCGCCAAGTTGGTTAAAGATCGCAGAATTGGCCCCCTAGATCGACCCATGCATTAGTGTAGTGAATACGAAGTGTGTGTGGGCGCCTGCCGAGTCTCGAgtcttccccaacctcttGTTTGTTGCGCGCAAACAGAATTTCCCGTTACAATTTGTAaatttgtttttcttttgggcCCGTCGAAAAGGTCCCAAACCTGATTCTTGTGCATCCACGTTTTCGTGGTGgaccccaccatcaagccCATTCACCAGCCCCTCCTTTGGTGGGTGGATTGGTTTGATGGTGAGAGGCACGTTTGGGAAGGCTTCGCAACTGGCGCGGATGCCGTTGCTTCAGGTAAAGTTTCTTCAGGAATCTGAAGAAGAGCTAGAAATAGCTATGCTATTCGAAACAAGTCAACAAACAACCTTTAAAAACCCCCCTGGCGAGTTCCCAGACACCAAGCTCGATCTGGCGAGTTCGAGTGGAGATCCCCCGTACAGCGCATCGCAAACCATCCCATCTCACCGTGCAGTAGCACTTGCTTGCATCGCGGCGCTAGACACAACAGACAACACAGGGCCCTATTgtcttctcatcaccacatccacTGACAGCAGCATTGCGGCGACACAGGGGGCAAAGAAGCAGCCAAGTTGAATTCAGCCGCCCCAGGGTCGGGGTGCTGCAAGTGTGGGTGGTGCCTACCAACCACAcgcccccccaccctcctaaTACCGGGCATACCCCATTATCCAAGATCGGGGCAGGAGCATAAGGCTCATGATGACCCCGCCGGTCCAGTAACGCAGCAAGAATGAGATGCATGTGGACTGTGGACAGATTGTTTCGCATCGCGTGGTGTGCGTGGGAACCAAGCAATCAACACCTTCTTCCCGAGCCGAGCCAGCAAGCAAGGACACAAGCGAGGACAAGCATCTCAGGCAAGGTCGGTATTTGGGTTTTATGAAACCGTATTCCCACTACCTTTCTTCTCGCGCTCCTTTTGTGGTTCCAAAGGGTTTGTGTCCTCCCTTGTCCCTCCAACGACCCGGATATTTTAATCGAGATCGCACAAcgggaaaagagaaaactgCCGACGCttccatggtggtggtgcaaaAGCCGCGCATGACAACAGAAACTCGGTACCTTATCCATTCACATTCAACGACCCGGCGACACAAGAAGCTGGACTTGACTCGCCTGCCTGCCTAcctgactgactgactgactgactgactgactgactggctggctggctggctggctgactgactgactgacacCCACGCGACCGAGCCATTGCGCAAACCAGGCACAAAAACCGTCTCTggttcatcatcattatTCTAACCCACCTGTTGGATGCATGAACGGCTCCGGTGACTGACCGACATTGTTGAAGAGGCGGGTAAGGTGGGAAGAAAGTTTGGAGACAACACGAAAAAGGAGGGGCGGGAAAGAagcggggtggtgggttttgtGGAAGAAGCAGGAAACATCTTCAACTCGGGATATAATATTCCTCGGCCGTCGACCTCTCTTCTTTGCGCCCGCGCGCGCTTCGATCTTTGACGCCAGCCTGGGGCGCGATATACGAAAACTCGAAACTGCGGCTGAATAGCATCGggttctctctctctctttgttGGGCCCGGACCGGCAACTCTGTGTTGTGGCGTTTAGTCCGTGTGCATATCCAACGGTCCGATCAAGAGTGCGAATAGGGGGACAATAAGGTACTGACCAACATTATCGAGACCGACGATTTCAACAACAGGGCAAACCCATGATACGCCCACGGCACTCGTTTGAGGTCCAATCTCATAATCGTTGCCAATATGAACGGCAATGATACACCAAAGTCACGACCGCGGTCATCGTCGATATCTTCGATAAAGTCTTGGTCGCCGTTCAAGAAGAGACGCAATAGTGAAAGCGAGGCTCCGGTTATCGTTCAGGATGTCGAAAGGAAACCCAGTGCCGGGACAGGTAGCCGCAGGAgctctttttccctttcccgGAGCTCCTTTTCGCTGTCCCGAAGCAATACTGCCGAAAAGACCATAGTCACAACGACCATGGCGAAACGACAAGAGCTGGCCGAGCTTTCGAAGACGCTGACGAATTCATATGGGTTTTCGACGCCCGAGACCAAGACCGGGAATGGGAGTGCACGTCCTGAGATGGCAGCGGGTACCAGCGCGGGCGCTGCAGCTGCCAAGAATAACAACCGCAGGTCAGGAACTTCTCGGTGAGTGcggttttcttcttcttgctgttgTTTTCTGTCGCTTTCAGCCCATCAGCTTCCATTTCGTATCAGCTGGTCATATTATCTCCCCCCTACGCAAAGTTGCAATCGATATCACTCGGCGATGTGGCGTCTGGTGGACGTTGTGGAACATGCAATCGTTTTATGGAAGAACAATAGGGAAAACCCTCCGTTGGGCATGGTGTCATCATTCCTCTCGGCAC is a window of Podospora pseudopauciseta strain CBS 411.78 chromosome 1, whole genome shotgun sequence DNA encoding:
- a CDS encoding hypothetical protein (EggNog:ENOG503NWA8; COG:K; COG:L), whose amino-acid sequence is MSAAFLDKFIPAGCIVLHERLRPVCPKELQVQDEWLHFRSTPTDDTPGDHSYLESLSRDTLITSIIGLSKVTIDCRRLLRYGWIHLTYNHGCGVVRVYVLPDDVDNVTIPRASSILKKDRQSLLSQLDYSTATWHGRPTCFFVPTTTHPPMFETAASNAELYPPNQEQSLLGIFSRIPPPDPRPEQVEDADVYDAMCSLLDSDVPGLRTTLYPYQRRSAALMLQRETRSQPVLDPRLVKVVDQFGKSWYYDAVTGSAYRGPRYYDRPLGGILAEEMGSGKTLICLSLILATKHIPTRTPEIFHSEASPVRPTVGSMMDMAAACITKHSIPWKHLFGSDSSSGLQFATCSAAVRRNPGFYQLPPQGGPRSARQRGSTDTSMRKIFHSSVSLVLVPLNLLQQWRQEIAKHTVGLRVIVWSSSENQPLPSLEEILDSDILLLSTTQFENLRKTEKAASALSILKQLHFKRCIVDEGHTLGGATNFNKRNMQLIIDELQITAKWIATGTPSKGLYGLDASSDTANGSRDQSLEKIDLERIGSLATFYLKMRPWANQSSETGDTPAQWARYVTARWPGLIATVNNCLKTTLDSLIIRHPLYELGNILPVVDKKVVFLEGSYQDRLTLNLFSMMIIFNAVQSERTDQDYFFHPRQRKALLELVGNLRQASFFGGSFFSPAQISKSIETAEEFLKEGKVQVSAEDRALLGEAISFGRLALGNTIKECANRFRDLPIYVQDFPFAAGREWSLDDEEGDPVCTASAIILELQRFLQPLLDAPTALQMMFANGRLALRGQEGRAKLIEAQIPATSTPNKVLAGNTELGQDSSSPVKRRATILGRNVQMQQAPSLPTAEVKGTGIAAPLAKTRLISTASAKLSYLIDQVIKYQEHEQIIIFYENDNVAYYLAGVLEILQVQHLIYARGLSPQRRADYVATFNQSSKFRVLLMDITQAAFGLDMKSASRIYFINPVLNPQVEAQAVGRARRISQQKPVTVETLVLKDSVEEVIVRRRKEMTQAEQRKCKSILDDKPIYEWILNAKIHPLPGGDGQPVGGPDQMARLQEPQFLFGRGSGRELNHPDEDIVKADDAVVPKKMDAPIYNGVNGGLKRKMMPVQPATVFETSNGVERPKKKVRVAFVELDGGEKT